Part of the Deinococcota bacterium genome, GTCGGGCCCGCCTTGGGTCAGCACGGCGCGAACATCATGGAGTTCGTCAAGGCCTATAACGCCGCCACGGCGTCGCAGGCGGGGGCGACCATCCCCGTCGAAATCACCATCTTCTCGGACCGCTCGTTCACCTTCGTCACCAAGACGCCCCCGGCGAGCTTTCTGATCCGCAAGGCGGCGGGTCTGCAAAAGGGTTCGGGCGAGCCCAACAAGGCCAAGGTCGCCACGCTCTCCTGGGAGCAGTGCTTGGAGATCGGCCGCAGCAAGAGGGCCGACCTGAACGCGGGCAGCGACGTGGCCGCGGCCAAGATCATCGCCGGCACCGCCCGCTCGATGGGCGTCAGCGTCGAGGGAGCTCCCAATGCCTAAGCACGGCAAGCGTTACCGTTCTTTGGAGAGCAAGATCGACCGCAGCAAGGTCTACAGCCCCGACGAGGCCGCCGCGCTGGTCAAGGAACTGGCCACCGCCAAGTTCGACGAGACCGTCGAGGTCCACCTGCGTCTCGGCATCGATCCCCGCAAGTCCGACCAGAACGTCCGCGGCACCGTCGCCCTGCCGCACGGCACCGGCCGCACGGTGCGCGTCCTGGCGTTCACCAAGGGCGACAAGGTCGCCGAGGCCGAACGGGCCGGCGCCGATTTCGTAGGCGCTGACGACATGGTCGCTCGAGTTGCCGAAGGCTGGCTGGATTTTGACGCCGTGGTGGCGACGCCCGACATGATGGGCGCGGTCGGCAGCAAGCTGGGCCGCGTGCTGGGCCCCCGCGGCCTCCTGCCCAACCCCAAGTCGGGCACGGTGGGCTTCAATATCGCTGACATCATAGCGGCCCTCAAAGCTGGTCAGATCGAGTTCCGCAATGACAAGACGGGCGTCGTGCACGCCCCCATCGGCAAGGCCAGCTTTGAGACGGGCAAGCTCGCCGAGAACCTTTCCGCGCTCAAGTCGGCGGTCGAGGCGGCCAAGCCCGACACCGCCAGAGGCACCTTCATCCGCACCGTCTACCTCTCCTCGACCATGGGGCCGAGCGTGCAGGTTCTAAATTGAAAATTGAAGGTTTAAGATTGAAAATTAAATTTTCAATTTTCAATTTTGAATCTTAAATTGCCCTTCTAAGCACCCCGGTGCATAGCACCACTGGCGTTGGAGACAGCAGGGGCTTGCCAAGCTTAAAGATCCTGCCGAGGCGTAGGTAAAAGGGCGCAGTCGCCCTGACCTAAGGTAAAAGGGCGCAGTCGCCCTGACCTAAAAGTGAAGGGTCTTATGACCTGAGCTATGCTTCGCGGTTGAACCTGGGGTGGGAACACCCCCTAGACGAAAAGAAAGGTTTTCATGGCCAATCCAAGAAACGCCAAGTCGGCCGAGGAACTTCGCGGCCTCCTGGCAGAGTCGAAGACATTTTTCTTGGTGAACTACCAGGGCCTTTCCGCTGGAGAGCTCACCGACCTTCGTCAGAAGGTCCGTGACGCGGGCGGCCGCATGCTGGTGGCCAAGAACACCCTGATCAACCTGATCGTTCAGGAGCAGGGTGTGGTGGGCTTAGAAACCACGCTGACTGGTCCGACGGCGCTCGTGCTCGTGGGCGACGATCCCGTCGCTCCAGCCAAAGTCCTCACCGACTTTGCCAAGGCCCACGCTCGTGATCTGCCGGAAGCCAAGGGCGGCCTCATGGAGGGCGCCGTGGTGGACGCGACCGCGCTGTCGCGCATCGCCAAGCTGCCGCCACGCGAGGGGTTGCAGAGCGAACTGGTCGGCCTGATGCTGGCCCCCTTGCAGCAACTGGTGGGCACGCTTTCCGGCGCTCCGCGGAATCTGGTATCGGTACTTCATAACTACAGTGAAAAGCTTAAGGAGGCTTGAACATGGCATTTGATAAAGACGCAATGATCGAACAGCTGAGCAACCTGACGGTCCTCGAGCTCGTGGACTTAGTCGAAGCACTCAAGGAAAAGTGGGGCGTCGAAGCCGCCGCCGCCATGCCCGCGGGCATGATGATGGCCGCCGGCGCTGGCGCCGCGCCCGCCGAGGCGGCCGAGGAGCAGACCGAGTTCACCGTGTCTATCAAGACCGCCGGTGACAAGAAGCTCAACGTCATCAAGGAGGTCCGCGCCATCACCAGCCTCGGCCTCAAGGAAGCCAAGGACCTCGTCGAGGCCGGCGGCGTCGTCAAGGAGGGCATCGGCAAGGACGAAGCCAACGAGATCAAGGGCAAACTCGAAGCGGCAGGAGCAACCGTCGAAGTCAAGTAGTGCTCACCGGGGTGCAACGGGTCGGGGTAGGCTTGTAAGCTGGCTTACCCAGGCCCGCCCATCTTGCTCGTATAGTTATTCTTTGAGTCTGATGTGGACGCGTTCTTGTCAGGCTGTCGGCTTAGGGAGATCCCGCTTGAGAAGGCGCAACTCGGGAAGGCACAACTCAGGAAGGCACAGTGTGCAAATCGGGAAGGCACAACAGTACGGTGTGCAAAATACGGTGTACAAAAGTATGGTGTGAAGAGGTTTCGACCGAGGCAATACGTGGGAGAAGTCGGGACGCGGGTGAGGTCAGGTCGGAGGGCAAGGAACGCGTGAAGTCGAAGGCCTATTCAACATAAGCTATTTTGCTCGTCAGGGGCGTTTTAGGAACGCGCCCGCTCAAGTGCGCCTACTGTAGCCTACTGGTAATTACGGTTCAAAAGCAGGAGTGCGGTTGAAGAGCGACACAGGTAATCCATAGACGCTTTGCTGGGCGGCGCTCGAGCGGCGCTTGTCTTCTGTTGCCCTGTAACCTCGCTCAAGCCGACGTTTATCTTTTTCAGCCTAGCGAGCACGCGCAGGACATAAGCAAACACGCACCAGAATACGCACCAGAAGGGGTGAAGATGCGAGAAATTCGGAAGTTTGGCAGCATCAAAGAGATCATCGACCTGCCCAATCTCACTGATATCCAGATTAAGTCGTACGACAAATTTTTGCAACGGGGTACCGCGTCGCAGGCGCGCGACAGCAG contains:
- the rplK gene encoding 50S ribosomal protein L11; the protein is MKKVVGIVKLQLTAGSATPAPPVGPALGQHGANIMEFVKAYNAATASQAGATIPVEITIFSDRSFTFVTKTPPASFLIRKAAGLQKGSGEPNKAKVATLSWEQCLEIGRSKRADLNAGSDVAAAKIIAGTARSMGVSVEGAPNA
- the rplA gene encoding 50S ribosomal protein L1 produces the protein MPKHGKRYRSLESKIDRSKVYSPDEAAALVKELATAKFDETVEVHLRLGIDPRKSDQNVRGTVALPHGTGRTVRVLAFTKGDKVAEAERAGADFVGADDMVARVAEGWLDFDAVVATPDMMGAVGSKLGRVLGPRGLLPNPKSGTVGFNIADIIAALKAGQIEFRNDKTGVVHAPIGKASFETGKLAENLSALKSAVEAAKPDTARGTFIRTVYLSSTMGPSVQVLN
- the rplJ gene encoding 50S ribosomal protein L10 — encoded protein: MANPRNAKSAEELRGLLAESKTFFLVNYQGLSAGELTDLRQKVRDAGGRMLVAKNTLINLIVQEQGVVGLETTLTGPTALVLVGDDPVAPAKVLTDFAKAHARDLPEAKGGLMEGAVVDATALSRIAKLPPREGLQSELVGLMLAPLQQLVGTLSGAPRNLVSVLHNYSEKLKEA
- the rplL gene encoding 50S ribosomal protein L7/L12; the protein is MAFDKDAMIEQLSNLTVLELVDLVEALKEKWGVEAAAAMPAGMMMAAGAGAAPAEAAEEQTEFTVSIKTAGDKKLNVIKEVRAITSLGLKEAKDLVEAGGVVKEGIGKDEANEIKGKLEAAGATVEVK